The proteins below come from a single Pedobacter aquae genomic window:
- a CDS encoding pyruvate dehydrogenase complex E1 component subunit beta, whose protein sequence is MRVIQYREALREAMNEEMRKDDKIFLMGEEVAEYNGAYKVSQGMLDEFGPKRVIDTPIAELGFAGIAIGAAMNGLRPIVEFMTFNFSLVAIDQIINGAAKILSMSGGQISVPIVFRGPTGNAGQLGAQHSQNFENWFANCPGLKVVVPSNPYDAKGLLKSSIIDPDPVIYMESEVMYGDKGEVPEEEYYIEIGKAKVTKVGSDVTIVSFGKMMSRAVQPAVEALEKEGINVEVIDLRTVRPIDFETILTSVKKTNRLVVVEEAWPLASISSEIAFHVQRNAFDYLDAPVLRITCADVPLPYAPTLIAASLPNAERIVKAVKEVMYIKK, encoded by the coding sequence ATGAGAGTAATACAATACAGAGAAGCACTTCGTGAAGCCATGAACGAAGAAATGCGTAAAGACGATAAAATTTTCTTAATGGGCGAAGAAGTTGCCGAGTATAACGGTGCTTACAAGGTAAGTCAAGGTATGCTTGATGAATTTGGCCCGAAAAGAGTAATTGATACGCCTATTGCCGAGCTTGGTTTTGCGGGTATTGCTATTGGAGCTGCCATGAATGGCTTACGCCCAATTGTAGAATTCATGACTTTTAACTTCTCTTTAGTTGCAATAGACCAAATTATTAATGGTGCAGCTAAAATATTATCTATGTCTGGTGGCCAAATATCGGTGCCAATTGTTTTTAGAGGCCCAACTGGTAATGCTGGACAATTAGGTGCGCAACACTCTCAAAATTTCGAGAACTGGTTTGCTAACTGCCCTGGCTTAAAAGTGGTAGTTCCATCTAACCCATATGATGCAAAAGGTTTATTAAAATCATCTATTATAGATCCAGATCCAGTTATTTACATGGAGTCTGAAGTGATGTATGGCGATAAAGGCGAAGTACCAGAAGAAGAATACTATATTGAAATAGGAAAAGCAAAAGTTACCAAAGTTGGTTCTGATGTAACTATTGTTTCTTTCGGTAAAATGATGAGCAGAGCCGTACAGCCTGCCGTAGAAGCTTTAGAAAAAGAAGGTATTAATGTAGAAGTTATAGATTTAAGAACTGTTAGACCAATTGATTTTGAAACTATTTTAACTTCTGTTAAGAAAACAAACAGATTAGTTGTAGTTGAAGAAGCTTGGCCTTTGGCTTCTATTTCATCAGAAATAGCTTTCCATGTACAAAGAAATGCTTTTGATTATCTAGACGCACCAGTTTTGCGTATTACTTGTGCTGATGTTCCTTTACCTTATGCTCCAACCCTAATTGCAGCAAGCTTACCAAATGCTGAGCGTATTGTTAAAGCGGTAAAAGAAGTCATGTATATTAAAAAGTAA
- a CDS encoding M56 family metallopeptidase translates to MMNWANYLIQINIYLMLFYGFYFLFLRNETFFQLNRIYLVGSALLSLGIPLFYLEWIRQFFIAEQVEEGWSGVYIAVSEGFATPLNTQAHTLSISITFIYLAGVLSCAIRFLYRLLKVWMLLKANSHQQAFSFFNQIKIDENLPQKDIILKHELTHAKQLHTADVLLFEIISIMNWFNPIVYFYKVAIKQIHEFIADEAVVQSESSKKEYALLIFSESFGINPHKLTNTFFNQSLLKRRIQMLQKQKSRKAAILKYGLSVPLFLLALILSSATINENKTLKNITSEIEFKESVQTLIPTFKEITLYKTTTQPLSANSKDTPKLTQKDAEMAPSFNADTIKKELAKEPALNAPILKEVKVYGYKNEEDALTHVDVLPMFKGGPQKFPEFLQRNLQYPAEAKANKREGRVIVNFIVEKDGSLSDVKILRGVSKELDEEALRVIKLSPNWEPGQQNGKAVRVSFALPISFNLTGYNPKPQFMLDGKAISEEEMKKLKPENIDKIEVLKDKSATDKYGEQGKNGVVIITLKEKQ, encoded by the coding sequence ATGATGAACTGGGCAAACTATCTTATTCAAATCAATATTTACTTGATGTTGTTTTACGGATTTTACTTCTTGTTTTTAAGAAATGAAACCTTTTTTCAGCTTAACAGGATATACTTGGTAGGCTCGGCTTTACTTTCTTTAGGTATACCATTGTTTTACCTAGAATGGATACGCCAATTTTTTATTGCAGAGCAGGTAGAGGAAGGATGGTCTGGCGTTTATATTGCAGTTTCAGAAGGTTTTGCTACACCCTTAAATACACAAGCCCATACGTTAAGCATTTCTATTACTTTCATTTACTTAGCCGGAGTTCTTAGCTGTGCTATAAGATTTCTTTATAGGCTTTTAAAAGTGTGGATGCTTTTGAAGGCAAATAGCCATCAGCAAGCATTTTCATTTTTCAATCAAATTAAGATTGATGAAAACCTTCCGCAGAAAGATATAATCCTGAAACACGAGCTTACACATGCCAAGCAATTACATACTGCCGACGTTTTATTATTCGAGATCATCAGCATCATGAATTGGTTTAACCCAATAGTATATTTCTATAAAGTTGCTATAAAGCAAATTCATGAATTTATTGCTGATGAGGCAGTTGTACAATCAGAAAGCAGTAAAAAGGAATATGCTTTATTAATATTTAGTGAGAGCTTCGGTATAAACCCACATAAATTAACCAACACATTTTTTAACCAATCTTTATTAAAAAGGAGAATCCAGATGTTACAAAAACAAAAATCAAGAAAAGCAGCCATCCTAAAGTATGGTTTGTCTGTACCATTATTTCTATTAGCATTGATATTATCTTCTGCTACCATCAATGAAAATAAAACACTAAAAAATATTACTAGTGAAATAGAATTTAAAGAATCAGTTCAAACTTTGATTCCTACTTTTAAAGAAATTACGCTTTATAAAACCACAACACAGCCTTTATCTGCAAATTCGAAAGATACACCTAAGCTTACCCAAAAAGATGCTGAAATGGCTCCTTCTTTTAATGCGGATACCATAAAAAAAGAGCTTGCTAAGGAACCCGCTTTAAACGCTCCTATTTTAAAAGAAGTAAAAGTGTATGGTTATAAAAATGAAGAAGATGCATTAACTCATGTTGATGTTTTACCGATGTTTAAAGGCGGACCTCAAAAATTCCCCGAATTTTTACAGAGGAACTTGCAATATCCAGCAGAAGCGAAAGCAAATAAAAGAGAAGGAAGGGTTATTGTTAATTTTATTGTTGAAAAAGATGGCTCTTTAAGTGATGTTAAAATTTTAAGAGGTGTAAGTAAAGAATTAGATGAAGAAGCTTTAAGAGTTATAAAACTTTCTCCAAATTGGGAGCCTGGTCAACAAAATGGTAAAGCTGTAAGAGTAAGCTTTGCTTTACCTATTTCTTTTAATCTAACAGGCTATAATCCTAAACCTCAATTTATGCTAGATGGAAAAGCAATATCGGAAGAAGAGATGAAAAAACTTAAGCCAGAAAATATCGATAAAATAGAAGTCTTGAAAGATAAAAGTGCTACAGATAAATATGGCGAGCAAGGTAAGAATGGGGTTGTTATCATTACCTTAAAGGAAAAACAATAG
- a CDS encoding BlaI/MecI/CopY family transcriptional regulator produces MEKEFKELTKAEEQIMQVIWEIQHGFVKDVIAYLPEPKPAYNTVSTIIRILETKGFVKHKAFGKSHQYLPAITKEEYKNYATDKLLNGYFENSVESMFSFFVKKQKIDLKEADEILKLIEKLKTDK; encoded by the coding sequence ATGGAAAAGGAATTTAAAGAACTTACAAAAGCAGAAGAACAAATTATGCAGGTGATATGGGAAATACAACATGGCTTTGTTAAAGATGTGATAGCGTATTTGCCAGAACCTAAACCGGCGTATAATACAGTATCAACCATCATCAGAATTTTAGAAACTAAGGGTTTTGTTAAGCATAAAGCTTTTGGTAAAAGTCATCAATATTTACCAGCAATAACAAAAGAAGAATATAAAAACTATGCTACTGACAAACTACTGAACGGATATTTTGAAAACTCGGTAGAAAGTATGTTCTCTTTCTTTGTGAAAAAGCAAAAAATTGATTTAAAAGAAGCAGATGAGATATTAAAACTTATTGAAAAACTTAAAACCGATAAATGA
- a CDS encoding cobalamin B12-binding domain-containing protein, giving the protein MQEMNRPVRVLVAKVGLDGHDRGAKIIATSLRDAGMEVIYTGLRQTPEMVVNAALQEDVDAIGVSILSGAHMTVFPKIINLMKEKGMDDVLVTGGGIIPDEDMQALRKIGVGELFPPGTNTLAIVNYIKDWVVTHRDF; this is encoded by the coding sequence ATGCAAGAAATGAACAGACCAGTAAGAGTTTTAGTTGCCAAAGTTGGCTTAGATGGGCATGACCGCGGCGCAAAAATAATAGCCACTTCTTTAAGAGACGCCGGTATGGAGGTTATTTATACAGGCTTAAGACAAACTCCAGAAATGGTGGTAAACGCTGCCTTACAAGAAGATGTAGATGCTATAGGTGTATCCATATTATCGGGTGCGCACATGACTGTTTTTCCTAAAATCATCAATCTGATGAAAGAAAAAGGAATGGATGATGTTCTGGTAACAGGTGGTGGCATTATTCCTGATGAAGATATGCAAGCGCTCAGGAAAATAGGTGTTGGCGAGTTATTTCCGCCGGGCACCAATACCCTAGCCATTGTAAATTATATAAAAGATTGGGTTGTAACACACAGAGACTTTTAA
- a CDS encoding enoyl-CoA hydratase/isomerase family protein, producing the protein MKNYLNLLTDIQNSILYLTINREDKLNALNKDTLAEIHDCILAALHDESIKGIIITGKGEKAFVAGADIKEFSNFNAEEGKNLAKEGQEKVFDLIASSKKPVIAAMNGFALGGGLELAMACHIRIASQNAKLGLPEVSLGLIPGYGGTQRLTELVGKGKAFEMILTADMISAEDAEKVGLVNYAVESTDLLPKATALMQKILSRSPEAIAAAIKAINAFDHTQSGYQAEIEAFGTCFVTQNFKEGVAAFLEKRKPNFH; encoded by the coding sequence ATGAAAAACTATCTTAACCTTCTTACAGACATACAAAACAGCATACTTTATCTAACCATAAATAGAGAAGATAAACTTAATGCACTTAATAAAGATACTTTAGCAGAAATACATGATTGTATTTTAGCTGCACTACATGATGAATCAATAAAAGGTATCATCATCACCGGAAAGGGTGAAAAAGCTTTTGTAGCTGGCGCAGATATTAAAGAATTCTCTAATTTTAATGCAGAAGAAGGCAAAAATTTAGCTAAAGAAGGGCAAGAAAAGGTTTTCGATTTAATTGCTAGCAGTAAAAAACCTGTTATTGCTGCCATGAATGGCTTCGCACTAGGTGGTGGTTTAGAATTAGCTATGGCTTGCCATATCAGAATAGCATCTCAAAATGCCAAATTAGGGCTTCCAGAAGTAAGTTTAGGATTGATTCCGGGTTATGGAGGCACCCAAAGACTAACAGAACTAGTGGGTAAAGGAAAAGCTTTCGAAATGATTTTAACTGCCGATATGATTTCTGCCGAAGATGCTGAAAAAGTAGGCTTAGTCAATTATGCGGTAGAATCAACAGATTTATTACCCAAAGCAACAGCTTTAATGCAAAAAATACTTAGTCGCTCGCCAGAAGCTATAGCAGCAGCCATAAAAGCGATAAACGCTTTTGACCACACCCAAAGTGGTTACCAAGCAGAAATTGAAGCTTTTGGAACTTGCTTCGTTACCCAAAATTTTAAAGAAGGCGTAGCTGCATTCTTAGAAAAGCGTAAACCAAATTTTCATTAA
- a CDS encoding sigma-54-dependent transcriptional regulator — MKKILIVDDEVNIGLLLSKFLSRNGFEIKTATSGTSAFDILSKETFNLVLCDFRLEDTDGREVLKKIKLLYPRTGVIIITGYSDIKLAVELIKMGAYDYITKPLYPDEILNTINKAIETQQALNEELDNPSPVTEETPKTKEAKKTSGSFDEYVIGQSSPARELIRQIELVAPTNYSVILIGESGTGKESVAKSIHMKSNRRDKPFIAMDCGSLTKELAGSEFFGHEKGSFTGALYTKIGHFEMANGGTLFLDEVGNLSYEIQAALLRTVQERKVKRIGSTKEIDLDVRIIVATNENLIDAISKGKFREDLYHRFNEFGIYMPPLRERGKDILIFAEHFLNAANAELNRDVKGFSEEVEECILTYTWPGNVRELKNVMRRAVLLTEGDYILLKALPLEISTFTKLSALENILDKPAGGGEGRREKKLDLKNAALEAEYETILKVLKEVNFNKTKAAKLLNIDRKTLYNKMKAINLE, encoded by the coding sequence ATGAAAAAAATACTAATCGTTGATGATGAAGTTAACATTGGGTTGCTTCTCTCTAAATTCCTATCAAGGAACGGTTTTGAAATAAAGACTGCAACTTCAGGAACTTCAGCATTTGATATCCTCAGCAAAGAAACTTTTAACCTCGTACTTTGCGATTTTAGGTTAGAAGATACCGACGGACGAGAAGTATTAAAAAAAATAAAATTACTTTATCCAAGAACAGGTGTTATCATCATTACTGGTTATTCTGATATAAAATTAGCTGTAGAACTCATTAAAATGGGTGCTTACGATTATATTACTAAACCACTTTACCCTGATGAAATTCTAAACACCATCAATAAAGCTATTGAAACTCAACAAGCTTTAAATGAAGAATTAGACAACCCTTCTCCTGTTACGGAAGAAACACCTAAAACAAAAGAGGCTAAAAAAACTTCAGGAAGTTTTGATGAGTATGTTATTGGTCAAAGTTCTCCTGCTAGAGAGCTTATTAGGCAAATAGAACTTGTAGCCCCTACCAATTATAGTGTTATTTTAATTGGAGAAAGCGGAACCGGTAAAGAATCGGTAGCTAAAAGTATCCATATGAAAAGTAATAGAAGAGATAAACCTTTTATTGCTATGGATTGCGGTTCTCTAACCAAAGAGTTAGCAGGTTCTGAATTTTTCGGGCATGAGAAAGGCTCTTTCACTGGCGCATTATACACCAAAATTGGTCACTTTGAAATGGCAAATGGCGGTACTTTATTTTTAGATGAAGTAGGAAACCTGTCTTATGAAATACAAGCTGCTTTATTAAGAACTGTACAAGAAAGAAAAGTAAAAAGAATTGGCTCTACCAAAGAAATAGACCTTGATGTAAGAATAATTGTTGCTACCAATGAAAACTTAATTGATGCTATATCTAAAGGTAAATTTAGAGAAGATTTATACCACAGATTTAACGAGTTTGGTATTTACATGCCTCCATTAAGAGAGCGTGGTAAAGATATTTTAATTTTTGCCGAACACTTTTTAAATGCGGCCAATGCAGAGCTTAATCGTGATGTTAAAGGCTTTAGCGAGGAAGTAGAAGAGTGTATTCTTACCTATACTTGGCCAGGTAATGTTAGAGAGCTAAAAAATGTTATGCGTAGAGCGGTTTTACTAACCGAAGGAGATTACATCCTGCTTAAAGCTTTGCCTCTAGAAATTTCAACCTTCACCAAGTTATCAGCACTAGAAAACATTTTAGATAAACCAGCAGGTGGCGGAGAAGGCAGAAGAGAAAAAAAACTCGACCTAAAAAATGCTGCTTTAGAAGCAGAGTATGAAACTATTCTAAAAGTACTTAAGGAAGTAAATTTCAACAAAACTAAAGCTGCTAAACTGTTAAATATTGATAGGAAAACGCTTTACAACAAAATGAAAGCCATTAATCTAGAATAA
- a CDS encoding PAS domain-containing protein, whose amino-acid sequence MIPAIFAAVHMSIASFPFDANYNVAQFLRLITYFIPLTGISLNYSRSISKQHQTNLKLDREIQEKKKIQQNLESRQNLLKYAESMANMGSWEMQTATDKMIWSDALYHVLNLNPHQTQPTLDAILELFQDDDKNNFKQAIQNCIKTQGSFQLEYQITDHQTSIQRFLQIKGQYIQTENKIIGTCLDVTKLKEATFKLEQNEAILKEAESISHNGSFEWNQGSSSIFWSDELYRIHGLDPQNIKLDFGFYKTLIHPEDLKRCESTVEKAFDLKRNFVIEYRIIKPDKEVRFLYGTAKIIIDKKTDAVKVLGTIQDITELKNTAILLEKTESIYKTIAKNVPDSAVMMFDKDYKLILLDGPIVKDLNFKTQPQTGIFLPDLYHDDLAEKIRKSLDKAFSGLEVSFEKKRIIVFTR is encoded by the coding sequence ATGATACCTGCAATTTTTGCAGCTGTTCATATGTCTATTGCATCATTTCCTTTTGATGCTAATTATAATGTAGCGCAATTTTTAAGGCTCATCACCTATTTTATTCCCTTAACAGGAATTAGCTTAAACTATTCAAGAAGTATCTCTAAACAGCACCAAACCAATTTAAAACTCGATAGAGAAATTCAGGAAAAGAAAAAAATACAACAAAACTTAGAAAGCAGACAAAACTTACTTAAGTATGCCGAGTCTATGGCTAATATGGGTAGCTGGGAAATGCAAACTGCAACGGATAAAATGATTTGGTCTGATGCACTTTACCATGTTTTAAATTTAAATCCACACCAAACCCAACCAACTCTTGACGCTATTCTTGAGCTTTTTCAGGATGATGACAAAAACAACTTTAAACAAGCTATACAAAACTGTATAAAAACTCAGGGTTCTTTTCAGCTAGAATATCAAATTACAGATCATCAAACATCAATACAACGCTTTTTACAAATAAAAGGGCAGTATATCCAAACAGAAAATAAAATTATAGGTACCTGTCTTGATGTTACCAAACTAAAAGAAGCCACTTTTAAGCTAGAGCAAAATGAGGCTATTTTAAAAGAAGCAGAATCTATATCCCATAATGGAAGTTTTGAATGGAACCAAGGCTCTTCTTCTATCTTTTGGTCTGATGAACTTTACAGGATACACGGTTTAGACCCACAAAACATCAAATTAGATTTTGGATTTTACAAAACTTTAATCCACCCAGAAGACCTTAAAAGATGCGAATCTACGGTAGAAAAAGCCTTTGATTTGAAGCGTAACTTTGTTATAGAATACCGCATCATCAAACCAGATAAAGAAGTTAGATTCTTATATGGCACAGCAAAAATTATTATTGATAAAAAAACCGATGCCGTAAAAGTTTTAGGTACTATTCAGGATATTACAGAGCTTAAAAATACAGCCATACTTTTAGAAAAAACAGAAAGTATTTATAAAACTATTGCCAAAAATGTTCCAGATTCTGCTGTGATGATGTTTGATAAAGATTATAAATTAATCTTATTAGACGGCCCTATAGTAAAAGACTTAAACTTTAAAACACAACCACAAACCGGCATTTTCTTACCCGATTTATATCATGATGACCTTGCAGAAAAAATTAGAAAATCTCTTGATAAAGCATTCTCAGGTTTAGAAGTATCTTTTGAAAAGAAGAGAATAATCGTTTTTACAAGATAG
- a CDS encoding sensor histidine kinase, with the protein MAGDIFSVMVVKHDISEIKAAQKDLESKVDELNRSNQDLEQFAYVASHDLQEPLRKIRAFGDRLQNKYAQEISEEGLDYIKRMQSASERMQTLIDDLLTYSRVTRGDEGFEEVDLHEQIQMTLENLEFAIEKKGATIDMMVNHTVKAIPGQIRQLFQNLFSNAIKFSKENVAPVIEVKSEIISGSLLNMPGIYPNKDYCVIKIKDNGIGFDPQYGDKIFALFQRLHTRNEYEGTGIGLAVCKKIVEKHDGFIQADSKPGEGTQFTIILPYQAS; encoded by the coding sequence GTGGCGGGAGATATATTTAGTGTGATGGTTGTGAAGCATGATATTTCTGAAATAAAAGCCGCACAAAAAGATTTAGAGTCGAAGGTTGATGAGCTGAACAGGTCTAACCAAGATTTAGAACAATTTGCTTATGTAGCCTCTCACGATTTACAAGAACCATTAAGAAAAATCAGAGCTTTTGGAGACCGCCTACAAAACAAATATGCCCAAGAAATTTCCGAAGAAGGTTTAGATTATATCAAGAGAATGCAAAGTGCATCAGAAAGAATGCAAACGCTTATTGATGATTTGCTTACTTATTCTAGGGTTACCCGCGGAGATGAAGGTTTTGAAGAGGTAGATTTACATGAGCAAATACAAATGACATTAGAGAACCTTGAATTTGCTATAGAGAAAAAAGGTGCCACCATAGATATGATGGTGAACCATACCGTAAAAGCTATACCTGGGCAAATTAGACAGCTTTTCCAGAATTTATTTAGCAACGCTATCAAATTCAGCAAAGAAAATGTTGCTCCTGTAATAGAAGTAAAATCAGAAATAATAAGTGGTTCTTTATTGAATATGCCAGGGATTTATCCAAATAAAGATTACTGTGTAATTAAAATAAAGGATAATGGTATTGGTTTCGACCCACAATACGGAGATAAAATATTTGCGCTCTTCCAAAGGCTACATACCAGAAATGAATATGAAGGAACCGGTATAGGATTAGCTGTTTGTAAAAAAATAGTAGAAAAACACGATGGATTTATACAAGCCGACAGTAAACCCGGAGAAGGCACTCAATTTACCATCATTTTACCTTATCAGGCTTCATGA
- a CDS encoding response regulator has protein sequence MSKRTINSAIWIAEDDPDDRLMLKEAFEEFNYTKPLVFFEDGEKLLKALKRSASNGNQISFYWI, from the coding sequence ATGAGTAAAAGAACCATAAATAGTGCTATTTGGATTGCCGAGGACGACCCTGATGATAGGTTGATGCTTAAAGAAGCCTTTGAGGAATTTAATTATACCAAACCTTTAGTTTTTTTTGAGGATGGAGAAAAATTATTGAAAGCCTTAAAAAGAAGCGCATCAAATGGAAACCAAATCTCATTTTATTGGATTTGA
- a CDS encoding response regulator, with protein MNMPKINGHEVLAFIKANENTKNIPVIIFTTSKSEEEKKKV; from the coding sequence TTGAATATGCCAAAAATTAACGGACATGAAGTGCTAGCTTTTATCAAAGCTAATGAAAACACTAAAAACATACCCGTTATCATTTTCACCACTTCTAAAAGTGAGGAAGAAAAAAAGAAAGTTTAA
- a CDS encoding response regulator, producing the protein MKPVKVLLIDDDEDDYILTKEIFSDIPQKEKYQLSWINNYEEGINAMLKSHYDIYLVDYRLGKYTGIDLLKEAIKSNVGEPIIILTGKGDSKVDDEALQIGAADYLIKDKIDPYTIERSIRYALKHTLTLKALKESENKFKIIFERSKEPFVIIDSFGAIRDINEAGLRFFKYTREELELIKGVDLYVNRKDNAQFVQQMDEKGSVNDFETQLITKEKEVRTVAISAFLQIDQHATQELYYCIIHDITNRKKKKKLL; encoded by the coding sequence ATGAAACCTGTTAAAGTATTATTAATTGATGATGATGAGGATGATTACATCCTTACCAAGGAAATATTTAGTGATATTCCGCAAAAAGAAAAATATCAGTTAAGCTGGATTAACAACTATGAAGAAGGTATTAATGCCATGCTGAAGAGCCATTATGATATTTACTTGGTTGATTACCGCTTAGGTAAATACACTGGCATTGACTTGTTAAAAGAGGCCATTAAATCTAACGTTGGAGAACCTATCATTATCTTAACAGGAAAAGGTGATTCTAAAGTAGATGACGAAGCCTTACAAATTGGTGCGGCAGATTATCTTATCAAAGATAAAATAGACCCTTATACCATAGAACGCTCTATTCGATATGCTTTAAAACACACCTTAACTTTAAAAGCGCTAAAAGAGAGCGAAAATAAATTTAAAATTATTTTCGAGCGCTCTAAAGAACCTTTTGTTATTATAGATTCTTTTGGTGCTATTAGAGATATTAATGAAGCAGGTTTAAGATTTTTTAAATATACCAGAGAAGAACTTGAACTTATAAAAGGTGTCGATTTATACGTTAACCGTAAAGACAACGCCCAATTTGTTCAACAAATGGATGAAAAAGGCTCTGTTAATGATTTTGAAACTCAACTGATCACCAAAGAAAAAGAGGTAAGAACAGTAGCCATATCCGCTTTTTTGCAAATAGACCAACACGCTACACAAGAGCTTTATTACTGTATCATTCATGATATTACCAACAGAAAAAAGAAGAAAAAGCTATTGTAG
- a CDS encoding sensor histidine kinase — protein sequence MVNNFLRIDKDFNTTDIMVDVDEEQIIQALQNIFVNAIEAGASYISVKTAVKNNEVEILISDNGNGVEPEDQKRIFEPFFSNKAKSLGMGLANTQKILINHKGKISLDNTSINGSTFVISIPESKQINLWNSL from the coding sequence TTGGTTAATAATTTTTTAAGGATAGATAAAGACTTTAACACAACAGATATTATGGTTGATGTTGATGAAGAGCAAATTATACAAGCCCTACAAAATATTTTCGTCAACGCTATAGAGGCCGGTGCTAGCTATATCTCTGTTAAAACAGCAGTTAAAAACAACGAAGTAGAAATTCTTATTTCTGATAATGGTAATGGTGTTGAACCTGAAGATCAAAAAAGAATATTTGAACCTTTCTTTAGTAATAAAGCTAAAAGTTTAGGTATGGGTTTAGCAAACACTCAAAAAATATTAATCAATCATAAAGGGAAAATAAGTTTGGATAATACCTCCATAAATGGTTCTACATTCGTAATTTCTATACCTGAAAGCAAACAGATTAATTTATGGAATTCCTTATAA
- a CDS encoding OmpA family protein translates to MRKNIKNFLALSTLLASTIFMAVAQDTKTSTAKTFGGRDQYRTWSIGVNAGALTPVVLTGGSNDFINWDANFGYGLSLNKQVAHSFSLQANAFFGNLSGNNADAPGGRVGNYRSFDTQIGFGLDLRGVVNVATVDFLKRENALNFSVSTGLGLLGYAPSYVNQTNAIIDWKGISGASGDKDFIKSAYVPVGVGAKFKVSELVSFNLGYTMSFLDADNLDANYGKENSKDKFSYTYAGLEFSLGSKSKPNLTWANPIATMYDELNDSKLREDVNKLKTRTSTAEQDVQDLKKDTDGDGVADHLDKCPGTPAGTKVDGAGCALVIPQAKAK, encoded by the coding sequence ATGAGAAAAAACATTAAAAATTTTTTAGCATTATCAACGCTATTGGCATCTACCATTTTTATGGCTGTTGCTCAAGATACTAAAACTTCTACTGCAAAAACTTTTGGTGGCAGAGATCAATACAGAACTTGGTCAATAGGTGTTAATGCTGGAGCTTTAACCCCGGTTGTACTAACAGGCGGTTCAAATGACTTTATCAATTGGGATGCTAATTTTGGATATGGCTTAAGTTTAAATAAGCAAGTTGCACATTCTTTCAGCTTACAAGCTAATGCCTTCTTCGGCAATTTATCTGGTAATAACGCTGATGCACCAGGTGGTAGAGTAGGTAATTACAGATCTTTCGACACTCAAATTGGTTTTGGATTAGACTTAAGAGGCGTTGTAAACGTTGCTACTGTTGACTTCTTAAAAAGAGAAAATGCATTAAATTTTAGCGTATCTACGGGTTTAGGTTTATTAGGATATGCTCCTAGTTATGTTAACCAAACAAATGCAATTATTGATTGGAAAGGCATCTCTGGCGCTTCTGGCGATAAAGATTTTATAAAAAGTGCTTATGTACCTGTAGGTGTTGGTGCTAAATTTAAAGTTTCTGAGTTGGTAAGTTTCAACTTGGGTTATACCATGAGCTTCCTTGATGCAGACAATCTTGATGCTAACTATGGTAAAGAAAACTCAAAGGATAAATTTTCTTACACTTATGCTGGTTTAGAATTCTCTTTAGGTTCTAAAAGCAAACCAAATTTAACTTGGGCTAACCCAATTGCAACCATGTACGATGAACTTAACGATTCTAAATTACGTGAAGATGTTAATAAATTAAAGACTCGTACTTCTACTGCAGAGCAAGATGTACAAGATCTTAAAAAAGATACAGATGGAGACGGTGTTGCAGACCATTTAGACAAATGCCCTGGTACACCAGCTGGCACTAAAGTAGATGGCGCTGGTTGTGCATTAGTAATCCCTCAGGCTAAAGCAAAATAA